ATGTAAAAGTAGAAAATTTATACATAACAGAAAATAACTTTTTAGAGTGTACGATAAAATGGGAAAACAGTTGGTTTTTTAACAAAGAACTTACCACAGCTTCAGAAAATTCTTCTTCTACGCAAAAAAATGACTTCATTTTTAAAGATGGAGTTTGGTGTTTTTTAAAGATACGTACAAATGATTATATTTGGAAGCATATATATCTATCAGAAAATGATATTTTTATCAATCAGAATACAACTCAAGTTTCAGATACAGAATTAGAAACAGTAGAGGATAAAGGAGGCTTTTTTCTGAGTTCGATTATACAAGAAGAAAAAAACGGAGTTTCTCAAACTTCTATTTCCATAAAATTACCTGATGAAATAAAAAATCAATTTGGGGTTTATGATATTGCACTTTATGCCGTTGAAATGGTTTGGGTAGATGAGGGAAGTTTTTTTGTAGGAGATGGTGTGAGTTCTCAAAATGCCCTTCGAAAAGCCACACAGACAAATGATAGCACAGATATAAAACCATTTTTGATACACTCTGAAAATGAAATTTTGGTAGGAACAGATCAGGGCAATTTATATGGAAATAATGGAAAAGAAGAATTTGCTAACTCCACAATTCCCACTACTTTTCCAAAGGGTTATGATGGTTTTTGGATTATGAAATATGAAATTAATCAAAATCAATATACAGACTTTCTCAATACTTTGACTTTCAAACAGCAATTAAACAGAACTGCAAACTCTCCAGAAAGTGATGTTGCTACTTCTGCTTTAATAACTTCTTCAAATGCTCTTCGTAATTCTATTTTTATAAAAGAAAAAGGCAACGAAAACTTAAATATTCCTGCAATTTATGAAGTCAGAGAGGGAAAATATAGAGCTTGTAACTGGCTCAATGCAGAAGATGTAGCTGCTTTTTTAGATTGGGCAGCCTTACGACCAATTACAGAATTAGAATTTGAGAAAGCTGCACGAGGAGTAACAAATCCGATAAAAGGAGAGTTTTCTTGGGGAACACCTTATATTGTAGATGCAAATACAATTCAAAATGACGGAACAGAAAGCGAAACCGTTTCGGAACTAGCAAACGTTACAGATTCGGCAGGACTAGCAACTTACAATTCTGGAATAGAAGTCAATCAATTGAATGGAGTTTTGAGAAATGGTTTTAGTGCAAAAGGTTCTGATTTTTCTACTTCTAATTTTGAGTTACGTTTACAAGCAGGTGCAAGTTTTTGGGGAGTAATGGAACTTAGTGGAAATGTTTGGGAATACTGCGTAAAAATAAATCATGCAAACTCATTAAACTTTCAAAGAAACCAAGTAGGAAATGGTTTTTTAGATGAAAATGGAAATGCTGACTTTCTTTCTTTCAATGTAATAGACGGTTTTATTGTGCGTGGTGGTGCTTGGGATAGTGTAACCTATGCAGTGGGAGATTTTAGAGATTTATCGGTTTCGGCTCGTTATTATGCTACACTCAAAAATCAAAACAGACGTGGAACTACTGGAGGAAGAGGAGGAAGATAATAAGTTATCAGTTATCAAAAAAATGATTTTTGAGTTGAGGGTTTAAAAACATTTTATTTCTCTTGTCAGTGTTTCACCCATGAGATGATTGAAGTTTTTGTGGTTTAGCTTGATAAACTTATTTCATACTAAATATTTTACGTACTTTTGAATTCATTTTAATTTCCTAATTATACTAAAAATTAAAAATTATGAACGGTTCTATTCGCTATCTTCAAACTCGTAAAGACAAAAGTGCTATTTTCTTTAAATGTTTGCCTGAAAAAGTAGCTACAATTATAATTAATATAAAAGCAGAAGCAAACTTTGATTTTTCTGAATCATTGCTTTCAGAAGGACTTTCAACAGAACAAACTCCTTTTATTTTGGCAAAAAAACAAGATTTACCTTATACAGGAGAGCGAAACAAAATTATAGAAACGCTTATTCAAGATGGATTTTCCGAATCATCTGCTCAAGATTTCGAACGTGCAGAAGCAATTTATCAACAAGCTAATACAAAGTAACCAGTTATCAGTTATCAGTTATCAGTTATCAGTTATCAGTTAGAGGAAGTTTCTTTCTGTTTTAATTGTTTCAAATTTCTTTTCTTAGTGTTTCTTGCCAACTTAGTGTTAAAATTACTTGTATTCGCCTTTAATTCTACATTCTGATTTCTAAATTCTATCTTTATTAAATGCGCATTTCTATCATTACTCCCTCTTACAATCAAGCTGCTTATCTTGAAAAAACTATTCAATCTATTATTTCGCAAGGATATGATAATTTAGAATATATTTTGATTGATGGAGGAAGTAATGATGGTTCTTTGGAGATTATCAAAAAATATGACGCTCATTTTTCTTTTTGGATAAGTGAAAAAGACGAAGGGCAAAGCCACGCCATTAATAAAGGCTTTGAAAAAGCAACGGGCGACATAATTACGTGGATTAATTCGGACGACCAACTTATGCCCAATGCACTACATACTATTGCAGCCGAATTTGAGAAAGATATAAATAAAGAGATTTTTGTGGTGCATGGAAAGACAATTCTTTTCGGCGAAAATATGCTTGATAAAGAATTTGGAGCTTCTTCAACTGATTTTTTAGAACGTTCTTTGGCTGGTCTTCCTTTTCCTCAACCTTCTTCATTTTTTAGAAAAGAATTAATTGAAAAGTATGGAAACCTAAAAAAAGAATTTCATTTTGGAATGGATTATGAATTTTTTGTACCTGTCTTTCTAAATGAAAAAAGTGTTTATATAGATAGTATTTTTTCAAAATATCTCTATCATACAGAAAGTAAGAGTTTGACGCAACAAAGTGGTTTTGCTAGGGATTATGCAAAAGTTTTTAGTAAAATTTTATCCTCTTTTCAAAATAGCCAAAATACTAAAAATCAAGAAATTGTAAAAAATATACTTTCAAAATTTAAAGAATTAGGTTTTTATACAGAAAATCAAAGTTCTGATGATATTTTTGAGATAACTAATTCTTTTACAGAAACTCAACTTCATTTGGCTTTTTGTTATAATCTTCTGAATCAACTTATTTTTTATTATGAAGCCATCGAAACAAAAGACAAAAAAGAACAGGCTCAAAGTTGGAAACAAGTAAAGAAAATAACTTCTTATTTAGTCAAAAATGAACCTGATTTTGTCGCTAAAAACCCAGAAATAAAACAAGTTTATCAGCGAAGTAAATTTTTAAATCCTACACTTATGGGATTATTAAGGAAAATGAAGAAGGTAATTTGATTATTTTAATCAAATTCGTTCAAGATAATTTCACTTATATCAAAACGAGGAAAATCACCTGTGTTATTGAGTAAAATAATTGTAATATCAGATTCAGGTTGCTTCAAAAACATAGTATAAAATCCAAAATCAGTTCCAGGATGATAAATTATTTTTCGGTCTTTGGAAGTCAGGAAATAATACTTATCAATCATAAAACCATATCCATAATAGGCTTCCCAATCTATATATTCAGCCTGTGGAACAAATAACTTTTCAATCTGAGATAAAGACATAAAGTTTTCGTTTTTACCATCCAATGCTTTACTCCATTTCAATAAATCTTCTGTTGTCGAAGTAATTCCACCTGCTCCAATACTATTTTGAATAAAATAAAATGGCTCTACTTTTCCGTATAAAAAGGCTTTTGATAGATTAGAATTTTCAGTTTTGTCTTCTCCAAAAAAAGTATCATTCATTTCTAAAGGTTCAAAAATTCGCTCTTTTAAAACAATTCCGAAATCTTGATTTGTTATTTTTTCAATGATTCTAGCCAAAATAACATAATTAGAATTTGAATAAGCAAACTTTTTACTCGGCTCAAACTCCAAACTATCACTACAAAAACGATAGACTAATTCTTTTGGTGAAAATGCCTTTGTCATTATTTGAGTAACATATTCATTCTTTTTCAGATAATCTGGAATTCCACTTTGATGGCTCAAAAGCTCTGAAATTTTGATTTGTTTGTGTCTATAACTTGGTAAAAACTTACCTACTGAATCTTCAAAACTAATCTTTCCTTTATTTTCTAATTGCAAGATCAACATAGCTGTAAAAGTCTTACTCAAAGAACCAATCCGAAACTGTGAGTTTTGAGTATTTTGAGTTAATTCATTATTATAGCTTTTCTGTAAAATTGTTTTCCCATCATCAACAATAAGTGCATTTCCATTAAACAAACCTTCATTATTATAGAAAGTAAGTAGGGAGTCCATTCGAACCTTTTTATCTTTTGAAAACTTGTGTAGCTTTTCCTCTATCTGAGTTTTTAGGTCGTTTGCTTTGTTGTTGGCTTCCAAAACTTTCGCAATTTCTACAAAATCATTTGAAGGCAAAACAATTGTATACTCTTTCCAAAAATCTTTATCATAAATAGAATTTTGATGTTCGATGAGCTTTCCTTTTCCTAAAATCTCCTCTTCTTCAAAAGGTGTTTTATTAGTCGTGTCAATTTCCGTAGTGAGATAATCAACTTGTGTGTCCAAATCAAAATTGAAATTCTGACGAGTAGAACTAAAATTAAGTAGCGTATTATCTGAAACATTATTCAAATAGTATGTATCTCCAACTTTTTTATATTGAATTTGATAGTGATTATCTACGACTTCGATATGAACATCAAGCAAATTCATCAATACTCTTGTTGCTGCATCGCCAAATTTGTTATATTTGATTCCTTTTTCACTCAATTTAAAATCAAAATAAAGAAAAGCAAATGTTTCTTTATCGATAAGAATATAGCCCTTGTAGCCCGATTTTTTCTCCTCTTTTTGGTCAAAAGTAATTTTGAAAGCTGCTTTTCCATCGACCATTTTATACTCTTCTAGCTCAAAAGTATGTAGTTTTAACCCTTTTTTGGTAAGTAAATCAATTCCGTTTTTATAATTTACAATATCCATTTCAAAAATTGCTTTTGGTTTTAGTCCCAAATCAATTCCTTTTGAAGCCTTTTCATCTTTTATAGCTCTCATTTTTTCTAGCTTAAACTGCTGATTTGGATTATCTGTTTTGGAAAGATGAAGGTCAAAAACGGCTTCTGACAAATGCACATAGTTTTTTCCTTGTTGAGCATCTTTTTGGGAAACAACTCTATAAAAACTTTTTGTTTTATGAGATTCGTTATAATAGTTTTTAGGAATATTCTCTATTGCTTTTTGGATAATAAAATCGGCTGTATAATCTTGAACAACGATTTCATTGAGCTTGGTTTGGTCAGTTTCTAAGAAAATGACAGTTTTCTTTTGAAAAATTAAATCAGAAACAGCTATTTTTTTGGTTTTATAACCGATATAAGAAATAAAAAGTGTGTCGTTTTTCTGCTTTTTAGGAATGAGAAGTCTAAATTTTCCTTCTGAATTACTGACAGTTCCTAGTTGTGTCTTTTTGAGATAGACATTACAAAAAGGTAAAATTTCTTTGGTTTCTTTGTCTTGTAAAATACCTTCTACTACGCTATTTTGAGCAAATAAAGAAGAATTTGACAGAAAAAATAAAGACAATAAAAAAAAGGAAAAACAAGATTTTTTTGAGATAAAAGACATTTTGAAGTGAGTTAGGTGGCTTTTAGTAAAATACTATTTTTAAGATTCTAACTCACTACGGTAGAAATTGGGGTTTTGTTGAAAGATTTATAAACTTTGACAGTTTTTTCATAAGACTGTCAATAGTTAGTTCGCAACTATTGTCAGAGTTATTTTGGATTACCAAAAAAACTACTGACAAAGTTTTAATAAACAGAAAAATCACTAAACCTTTGTCAAACCCAACTTCTTGCCTTCTTTCAGCATAAAATTAAATGCTTCTTCGTATTCGTTTCTAATTTCTCCTTCCAAAATGGCTTCTCGGATAGCAATTTTTATTTTTCCTACTTCTGCTGAAGGTTTGAGTCCAAACGTTTTCATAATTATTTCGCCATCAATAACAGGTTGAAAAGTACGCAATTGGTCTTTTTCTTCTACTTCTGACATTCGTTTTTCTACCTTATCAAAATTTTGTAGATAACGCTGCACTCGGC
This is a stretch of genomic DNA from Bernardetia sp. MNP-M8. It encodes these proteins:
- a CDS encoding glycosyltransferase family 2 protein, whose product is MRISIITPSYNQAAYLEKTIQSIISQGYDNLEYILIDGGSNDGSLEIIKKYDAHFSFWISEKDEGQSHAINKGFEKATGDIITWINSDDQLMPNALHTIAAEFEKDINKEIFVVHGKTILFGENMLDKEFGASSTDFLERSLAGLPFPQPSSFFRKELIEKYGNLKKEFHFGMDYEFFVPVFLNEKSVYIDSIFSKYLYHTESKSLTQQSGFARDYAKVFSKILSSFQNSQNTKNQEIVKNILSKFKELGFYTENQSSDDIFEITNSFTETQLHLAFCYNLLNQLIFYYEAIETKDKKEQAQSWKQVKKITSYLVKNEPDFVAKNPEIKQVYQRSKFLNPTLMGLLRKMKKVI
- a CDS encoding SUMF1/EgtB/PvdO family nonheme iron enzyme translates to MKQEIQKRRFTTFFLLIIGSIFLIHIPTNSFANNVKVENLYITENNFLECTIKWENSWFFNKELTTASENSSSTQKNDFIFKDGVWCFLKIRTNDYIWKHIYLSENDIFINQNTTQVSDTELETVEDKGGFFLSSIIQEEKNGVSQTSISIKLPDEIKNQFGVYDIALYAVEMVWVDEGSFFVGDGVSSQNALRKATQTNDSTDIKPFLIHSENEILVGTDQGNLYGNNGKEEFANSTIPTTFPKGYDGFWIMKYEINQNQYTDFLNTLTFKQQLNRTANSPESDVATSALITSSNALRNSIFIKEKGNENLNIPAIYEVREGKYRACNWLNAEDVAAFLDWAALRPITELEFEKAARGVTNPIKGEFSWGTPYIVDANTIQNDGTESETVSELANVTDSAGLATYNSGIEVNQLNGVLRNGFSAKGSDFSTSNFELRLQAGASFWGVMELSGNVWEYCVKINHANSLNFQRNQVGNGFLDENGNADFLSFNVIDGFIVRGGAWDSVTYAVGDFRDLSVSARYYATLKNQNRRGTTGGRGGR
- a CDS encoding DUF6495 family protein, translated to MNGSIRYLQTRKDKSAIFFKCLPEKVATIIINIKAEANFDFSESLLSEGLSTEQTPFILAKKQDLPYTGERNKIIETLIQDGFSESSAQDFERAEAIYQQANTK
- a CDS encoding serine hydrolase encodes the protein MSFISKKSCFSFFLLSLFFLSNSSLFAQNSVVEGILQDKETKEILPFCNVYLKKTQLGTVSNSEGKFRLLIPKKQKNDTLFISYIGYKTKKIAVSDLIFQKKTVIFLETDQTKLNEIVVQDYTADFIIQKAIENIPKNYYNESHKTKSFYRVVSQKDAQQGKNYVHLSEAVFDLHLSKTDNPNQQFKLEKMRAIKDEKASKGIDLGLKPKAIFEMDIVNYKNGIDLLTKKGLKLHTFELEEYKMVDGKAAFKITFDQKEEKKSGYKGYILIDKETFAFLYFDFKLSEKGIKYNKFGDAATRVLMNLLDVHIEVVDNHYQIQYKKVGDTYYLNNVSDNTLLNFSSTRQNFNFDLDTQVDYLTTEIDTTNKTPFEEEEILGKGKLIEHQNSIYDKDFWKEYTIVLPSNDFVEIAKVLEANNKANDLKTQIEEKLHKFSKDKKVRMDSLLTFYNNEGLFNGNALIVDDGKTILQKSYNNELTQNTQNSQFRIGSLSKTFTAMLILQLENKGKISFEDSVGKFLPSYRHKQIKISELLSHQSGIPDYLKKNEYVTQIMTKAFSPKELVYRFCSDSLEFEPSKKFAYSNSNYVILARIIEKITNQDFGIVLKERIFEPLEMNDTFFGEDKTENSNLSKAFLYGKVEPFYFIQNSIGAGGITSTTEDLLKWSKALDGKNENFMSLSQIEKLFVPQAEYIDWEAYYGYGFMIDKYYFLTSKDRKIIYHPGTDFGFYTMFLKQPESDITIILLNNTGDFPRFDISEIILNEFD